GTTACGATGAGTTGTCGATCGGAAGGAGAGCTGTGGGTTAGGTGGGCATGACGTCGGCATTTGGTATCTTATCTTAGCAGCCTCGATTGTTTTGACCCCAACACCCCGCAACTCTCATCTTAACATCTTCAAGCTGGCAGGCATTCACCTGAATCCAAGACGCCCAAGATGCCGTTCATTTCAGTCAATAACCACCAACTACATTATGCAGACTCCCATCCCGACGGAGCTCCCGCGGGCGGACTCACATTCTTTTTCATCCACGGCTTAGGCTCCTCGCAGAACTACTACTTTCCGGTTCTCCCATTCCTGACGCCAAAGCATCGCTGTATCACCGCGGACACCTACGGTTCCGGCCGCTCTCCGTACACAGACCAATCTGTATCTATCGGATCCATCGCCGTGGATGTGATCGGAGTTCTCGATGCATTGAATGTTCCTCAGGCCGTGGTGGTTGGCCACTCCATGGGCGGGCTAGTCGTGACCCTCTTAGGTTCGGAGCATGCAGACCGTGTGAAGGGAATTGTCGCAATTGGGCCGACTCATCCAACTGAGACTCTGCACTCGGTAATGTCAAAACGCAGTGAAACCGCGGCACAAGGTAAGATCTTTCGGAGGAAAGTTGAAATAACTgctaacaacaacaggcGGAATGGAGTCACTGGCGAACAGCATTCCATACCAGGCTACTGGGTCCGCAGCCTCCCATCTAGCTCGTTCGTTCATCCGCGAACTCGTCCTCGGACAGAACCCGAAGGGATATGCGGCGCTATGCCAGGCCATCGCCAACGCGCCCACTATTGATTACTCACTGATAAAAGTACCGTTCTTACTGATTGCTGGGGAGGAAGACAAGTCGGCTAGCATGGAAGGATGTCAGTACATATTTGATCATTTGTCGAGTGAGAACAAGAGGatggaggtgttgaaagaGGTCGGACACTGGCATTGTATTGAGGCGCCTGACTCGGTTGGAATTGCGATTTCCGAGTTTGTTGGGCAGAGCTATTgaatagtaataaatagatCGACCATCTCTACCACCTGGACTCCGTACCTACGCACACACTTCACTTCCGTAATGCAGTCCATCATACGAGCTTCTATAGTGGCGGATCGTGACGGGCGCTGATTGGCCGAGAGTGCTCTTATCCGACATCCGAACCGTCGGATCGCGATCAAGAAACATCCACTCCATGTCGGAAGCAAAAGCCTCGCCCTACCAGTGATACGACCAGCAAGCTTCCGACTGAAGAACCGCAGGCAAGTGCGGGGTCTCTTTCCAGAATGAGGAGTCTGGGGTGTGTCTCGAATTCCACTCTTTCTCATTGGCAGATGCTCCTGCCGAAGACCAAGCTCCCTATATAAAAAGCACCCCGACGCTTCCAGCATGGAGTGGCCAGTCGTCTTTCTCATTCCTCCCCGCATTCCCTCCTATACTACACCATAAATATTCCTCTTTGAGATCTAGATAGGGACGTAAACAAAAATGGCCACCCACCGCTTTGACCCCAATTTCACCGACACTGTCGTCAGCGCGATGGGCGACAATGTCAACCCGCGGTTCCGACAGCTCATGTCATCGTTGATTCGACATGTACATGACTTTGCGCGCGAGAACGAACTCACTATTGACGAGTGGATGGCCGGTGTGCAGCTCTTGAATTGGGCGGGGCAGATGAGCGATGCGAAGCGCAATGAGGGGCAGTTGGTTTGCGACGTTATTGGTCTTGAGTCGTACGTTCCTCTCCAAAAACAGTTCCAGAGGGCCCGGACGATTGCTAATCATGGAATATAGACTCGTCGATGAAATCACATTCAAGCTCGCCGATGAAGCCACCGACGCtccaaccgcaaccgcaatcCTGGGCCCCTTCTTCCGCGCCGACACACCTTTCCGCTCAAACGGGGAGAACATCGTTAAGACCGTCCCGAAAGACGGCAAGGGCGAGATCGCATTCATGAACGGGCGGGTTATGGACTttgagacgaagaagccgcTTGTTGGCGCGGTGGTTGAGGTGTGGCAGGCGTCCACGAATGGGTTGTATGAGCAGCAGGATTCCGAGCAGGAGGAGTTCAATCTCCGCGGGAAGTTTAAGACGGACGAGAATGGGCTCTACTCGTTTTACTGTCTGCGGCCGACGCCATACCCTGTTCCTGATGATGGACCTGCGGggaagttgttgaagctCATGGATAGACATCCGTTCCGGCCGGCGCATATTCATATTATCGTATGTTTATCCCCTTCTCCACTCAAAAGTTTGATTGGGCATGGTGCTAATGCTGGTACAGGCAACATACGATGGCTACAGGCCGCTCACAACCCAGATCTTCGACCGCAAGGATCCGTACCTGACGAACGACTCGGTCTTCGCGGTGAAGGACTCGCTGATCGTTGATTTTGTTGAGCGCAAGGGCGACCCTCAAGCTGGCATTGAGCTGAACTACGATGTAAGATTGGTCGCGGATGAGTCGAAGACTAACGGCGCTTGATTTACTGGGAGGTTGGTTTCGTTGTATATAGTTTATGTTTGTGATACCTGGAAATTGATCCACTGTTGATGTGGTAACTAAAGTCGTCTTCCTAGTAACCCTAACTAACGAGCAAACTGATGCAATTTCGGATTCCCTTTCTTGGTCAAGTGCTCCGGTAAGGCATAAAtctcctttccatcctcccaAATCTTCCCAAACCCTTTCCTCCGCTCAATAACAACATCGAAGAACTCCAACGGGATCACCTTCTCACCGTTTTTACCAGCCGATGATTTTGAATCCGCTTCCATCCCATCAGATAGAATAACCCCATTCTCACTCCTCCAGAACGGACACCCAGCCGCCAGTGCCTTCCGAATATCGATGTAAATCAAAACCTGCGCATCCCTGCGCATTCCGGATATGACTTGACCGTTGGAACCAGGGCCCGAACCTGCACCGCCTCCCTCGCCCCTTCTCGTGATATCGGCCAGCGCATCTGGTAGTGTGGGACCCGTCGCAAAATGTATATGGTTCCTCCCCATACATTTCAATCCGCCAGAGGCCAGGACTAGCGGCCACGTCGAATGAAACGTCCCATGTACGACGGTATCAGGTAATGTATCCAGCGCATCGAGTGTGAGTTTCTCAAGTAGTCCGGACTCGGCCTGGACCGATTTAATGCTGTGGCCTTGCGTTGCGCGGATGAGATAGTGTGATGGATCTAGGTCGGTTTTTGAGGCTGCAAGAgctgttgcggttgcggtttCGCCTTGGTTGGATTCGGACGCAGCTTCTTCTATTGCAGTTGAAGAGTCTTGGGTTGTTGTCGGAGGCTCATCTGtagaggaggaagacgcgGAGGGGAGGTAGAACAGCGCGAAGCGTTTTTTATCTGATGTCTCGACGGCGTTTAGGATTTCGCTGAGGGTAGCCTTTTGTGATTTGAGTCTCTGCCATGCGAGCTGTTTTGTTTTCGTAAATATCACCCATTAGCTTGATTATTCAATTTGCAGATATCTGGTAGcttgggaaggaagagggggcATACAACGTCTGCGACATTCGCGTAGCCGTCGGAGTTGATCTTAAGTCCCTCGCGCTCTGCGGCATGCCGGAGTATTAGACTCAGTGCCTTTGAGATTGTAACTTCACGACTTGCGGGTTTCTTTTCGCGACCTCCGCCGCGATGGTTTGGTTTAGGCATTCTGCTATGGATGTGGTAGTGGTTCGAGGGGTTATGCGGGGGTCGACGGAGATTTTGTCGGGGACGGAAGGGGAGCTGATGCGATAAGCGCGCCGGGAGCGGCGGGGTTTTATAGTTGAGTCTGAGTAGGAAAGGAATTTTGAAGGATTGTGAATGTCAACGGGAGATTCAAAGGGATCGCGTGTGAAGCTGTGGTGAGTCAGTGATGGGTGAGTGTGTATTGTTGTCAGAGACACTCGAGTCATCGACAAAAATTCCATGACTCGATCTTCAGTCCGATCAGCGTCAATCGGCATTCCTCCTCAACGACTCGCTCTTTTGTCTTTACAGCCCTCGAGTATGTTTCTTATGCCAATTATTGGGAAAAGGAAATCATGAAATAATATCAATCAAGTATGTTAATGCAAATCTATGGGTATTATCGGTCACAAATACAACTACACTCCGCAACAGGACAGACCTTGTGTCTGCCAAACCATTCCCTCGCATGATGCGCATGGAAGCCGTGGTTACAATTAATACAGAAAACAATAAACCGTCGCATTATCTCTCCTTCGGAAAGCTTGCCGTgttctgttcctgtttctgCCGCCACGCACGCCTTGGACATTGGATCGGGGGATCCCAACCAGAGCGTGCAGACACCACATCGAGGCATATGTCGCCCGCAGCGTGGGCAGATAGTCCCGGACATGGCGGCTGTGCCTAGCGGGTTGCCTGGGGTGGGGTGGACGACTTCCCCACCGGCGGATGGGGATAGTTGGGAGGAGGCGTCGTGCTGCGTCAGTGGTCGTGTGCAGTAATTGCATGTTAAGCTGACTTGCTGGCGCGGGGGCTCGATGAGTCGGCGCCCGTCCCAGGTGGCCGCGAATTTGCGGGATCCGACGTCGAACCGGGCGCGTTCAATTTGTAGTTTCCACGAGTTGATTTGCCAGCGGTATGCTTCTCGCCAGGTCTCGAAGCGGTGTTTATTCGCGGCCGTGTTTACGAACCGCGGCACTGTATGGCTCATTGCGAGCACGGGGGTTTGGACATCGTTGAATTTGTTGATATAGGACTGGAAAAGATCCATCGCGGAGTGACCGAGCCCAGTGAGGACAATGCCCTCGATATTGCCTTGTTGGACAGCTCGCTTTGTAGCTTCGGTTAGGTATGTAGTGAGATCGTCGTCCGGAAGCCAGCGCAAAGCGACTTCGACGCGGTATTTCAGAGGAAGGGTAGATTCCTGGATAACAGAAAGCCAGTCACCTTTGCTGACAAGCGCAATTATTGCGCGTGCATAGGGGTCAGTAAGCTCCCTTGCAATCTCCGCACAGGTTTCTTCCCAGTCAGGGTCTGCCTTGCCTTTCGCGGCGCCGGCAATTGCCATTGCAAGGAGCTTATGCGCCTGTGTAGGCGTATGGCTCCGCAAGGCTAGATATGCCAACTTGGGCTCGTCTTGGAAGACCGCTAGAGCGGCTGCCTTTGTGTGCTGGCTCTCAGCAGACAAGGTCTTAACGAGCTCTTCGAGTTCACGATGCGACTGAGCGGCACCGCATATCCGTAACCCGAGGCGTCTTTGCTCTGAGTAACGTGTTGGTGGGTTTTCAACTGGGGGCAGACTAAGTTTTTCATGCACTAA
This genomic interval from Aspergillus puulaauensis MK2 DNA, chromosome 7, nearly complete sequence contains the following:
- a CDS encoding intradiol ring-cleavage dioxygenase (COG:E;~EggNog:ENOG410PKGR;~InterPro:IPR000627,IPR007535,IPR039390,IPR015889;~PFAM:PF04444,PF00775;~go_function: GO:0003824 - catalytic activity [Evidence IEA];~go_function: GO:0005506 - iron ion binding [Evidence IEA];~go_function: GO:0008199 - ferric iron binding [Evidence IEA];~go_function: GO:0016702 - oxidoreductase activity, acting on single donors with incorporation of molecular oxygen, incorporation of two atoms of oxygen [Evidence IEA];~go_function: GO:0018576 - catechol 1,2-dioxygenase activity [Evidence IEA];~go_process: GO:0006725 - cellular aromatic compound metabolic process [Evidence IEA];~go_process: GO:0009712 - catechol-containing compound metabolic process [Evidence IEA];~go_process: GO:0055114 - oxidation-reduction process [Evidence IEA]), which translates into the protein MATHRFDPNFTDTVVSAMGDNVNPRFRQLMSSLIRHVHDFARENELTIDEWMAGVQLLNWAGQMSDAKRNEGQLVCDVIGLESLVDEITFKLADEATDAPTATAILGPFFRADTPFRSNGENIVKTVPKDGKGEIAFMNGRVMDFETKKPLVGAVVEVWQASTNGLYEQQDSEQEEFNLRGKFKTDENGLYSFYCLRPTPYPVPDDGPAGKLLKLMDRHPFRPAHIHIIATYDGYRPLTTQIFDRKDPYLTNDSVFAVKDSLIVDFVERKGDPQAGIELNYDVRLVADESKTNGA
- a CDS encoding tRNA 2'-phosphotransferase (COG:J;~EggNog:ENOG410PPA7;~InterPro:IPR002745,IPR042080;~PFAM:PF01885;~go_function: GO:0003950 - NAD+ ADP-ribosyltransferase activity [Evidence IEA]), whose translation is MPKPNHRGGGREKKPASREVTISKALSLILRHAAEREGLKINSDGYANVADVLAWQRLKSQKATLSEILNAVETSDKKRFALFYLPSASSSSTDEPPTTTQDSSTAIEEAASESNQGETATATALAASKTDLDPSHYLIRATQGHSIKSVQAESGLLEKLTLDALDTLPDTVVHGTFHSTWPLVLASGGLKCMGRNHIHFATGPTLPDALADITRRGEGGGAGSGPGSNGQVISGMRRDAQVLIYIDIRKALAAGCPFWRSENGVILSDGMEADSKSSAGKNGEKVIPLEFFDVVIERRKGFGKIWEDGKEIYALPEHLTKKGNPKLHQFAR
- a CDS encoding alpha/beta fold hydrolase (COG:S;~EggNog:ENOG410PN8P;~InterPro:IPR000073,IPR022742,IPR029058;~MEROPS:MER0037236;~PFAM:PF12146,PF08840,PF12697,PF03096) encodes the protein MPFISVNNHQLHYADSHPDGAPAGGLTFFFIHGLGSSQNYYFPVLPFLTPKHRCITADTYGSGRSPYTDQSVSIGSIAVDVIGVLDALNVPQAVVVGHSMGGLVVTLLGSEHADRVKGIVAIGPTHPTETLHSVMSKRSETAAQGGMESLANSIPYQATGSAASHLARSFIRELVLGQNPKGYAALCQAIANAPTIDYSLIKVPFLLIAGEEDKSASMEGCQYIFDHLSSENKRMEVLKEVGHWHCIEAPDSVGIAISEFVGQSY